A single genomic interval of Camelina sativa cultivar DH55 chromosome 11, Cs, whole genome shotgun sequence harbors:
- the LOC104721752 gene encoding crossover junction endonuclease MUS81 isoform X1, protein MDDERRAVRCPENQGLAAHVLQKKQEHADKPKGLSENLERTFVKAYRNVCDAKDPINTLKDLSQIKGFGKWMVKLMKGYFDTGAEGSEQEDLPDNRAGKKANGKKRYIPQRNSVAYALLITLYRRTTNGKEFMREQELIDAADASGLSHAPVRPEKGKGKAGLGNSKREWYSGWSCMTTLIQKGLVVKSSNPAKYMLTVEGREVANECIVRSGLPNSVDILSDDETDPAPQAKKTPNQNPTCSFTMREEQPYADPRSRAQSAIPSDILEKFTPFGYSKEQVVVAFREVSDGSGDKDPSTLWLSVMCHLRQAEVYNSCPDSRNRRKDSGEPSRAQIRQVDLEGSLAKKFRSCNDGSTLNPCSSVSSHAVKACSSSLVSDRTKGITNFPRLPPLRFGETFEEAYDVILILDDREKFATKGSRSRNIVDNICSEFNIKIEVRRLPVGDCIWIARHKYLEDEYVLDFIAERKNVDDMRSSIRDNRYRDQKLRLQRSGFKKLIYILEGDPNHSDAAESIKTACFTTEILEGFDVLRTQGLGETLRKYGYLTKSIYQYYKLRVNDNDKSKVAASCPSFDSFVKRCQDLDKMTISDVFAIQLMQVLSLAMHFSVLISEWFCESISIDKYLVQIPQVTEEIAMAVLDMYPTLISLASAYSHLEGDVSEQEEMLRNRSNNVICVSASKNVFKLVWGE, encoded by the exons ATGGATGACGAGAGACGGGCCGTACGGTGTCCTGAGAATCAAGGTTTAGCGGCTCATGTGTTGCAGAAGAAGCAAGAACACGCTGATAAGCCCAAAGGCTTGTCTGAAAATCTGGAGAGGACGTTTGTTAAGGCGTATAGAAATGTCTGCGACGCCAAGGATCCCATTAACACACTCAAAGACTTGTCGCAGATCAA GGGTTTTGGCAAGTGGATGGTTAAGCTCATGAAAGGATATTTTGATACTGGTGCTGAAGGTTCTGAGCAAGAAGATTTACCTGATAATCGTGCTG GGAAAAAGGCCAATGGAAAGAAACGGTACATTCCGCAAAGAAACTCTGTGGCGTATGCATTACTAATAACCTTGTACAG AAGGACTACAAATGGGAAAGAATTCATGCGTGAACAAGAGCTTATTGATGCTGCTGATGCGAGTGGGCTCTCACATGCTCCTGTTAG GCCAGAGAAAGGTAAAGGGAAAGCAGGACTTGGAAACTCTAAGAGGGAGTGGTATAGTGGATGGAGCTGTATGACCACACTTATACAGAAGGGATTAGTGGTCAAATCTAGCAACCCAGCCAA GTACATGCTGACAGTTGAAGGTCGGGAAGTTGCAAACGAATGTATCGTGCGATCTGGATTACCTAATTCAGTTGACATCTTATCTGATGATGAAACGGATCCTGCAccgcaagcaaagaaaacaccgAATCAAAATCCCACCTGTTCTTTTACCATGAGAGAAGAACAGCCATATGCTGATCCCAGATCTAGGGCACAATCAGCCATTCCAAGCGATATTCTTGAaaag TTTACACCGTTTGGTTATTCTAAGGAACAAGTCGTTGTTGCATTCAGAGAGGTTTCAGATGGATCTGGGGACAAAGATCCATCAACTCTCTGGCTCTCAGTAATGTGCCATCTTCGTCAAGCAGAGGTTTATAATTCCTGTCCGGACTCTCgaaatagaagaaaagattCAGGAGAACCTTCTAGAGCACAAATTC GTCAAGTTGATCTTGAGGGATCACTTGCTAAGAAGTTCCGTTCTTGCAATGATGGATCCACCTTAAATCCATGTTCATCCGTTTCAAGTCATGCTGTGAAAGCCTGCTCATCTTCT TTGGTATCAGATAGAACCAAAGGAATAACAAATTTTCCACGCCTCCCTCCTCTTAGATTTGGAGAAACGTTTGAGGAAGCATATGATGTGATCTTGATACTGGATGATCGAGAAAAGTTCGCCACTAAGGG ATCACGGTCCAGGAATATAGTTGATAACATATGCTCTGAATTCAATATCAAGATTGAG GTTAGACGATTACCAGTCGGGGATTGTATCTGGATTGCTCGGCATAAGTACCTTGAGGATGAGTATGTTCTGGATTTTATTGCCGAGAGGAAGAATGTTGATGATATGCGCTCATCGATTAGAGATAATCGCTACAGGGACCAAAAACTTAGACTTCAG AGATCAGGATTCAAGAAGCTGATATACATTCTTGAAGGAGATCCAAACCATTCTGATGCAGCAGAAAGCATTAAAACGGC TTGTTTCACGACAGAGATTCTGGAGGGATTTGATGTGCTGAGGACACAAGGGCTGGGTGAGACGCTAAGAAAATACGGTTACCTCACTAAATCAATATATCAGTACTACAAGTTACGGGTGAATGATAATGACAAGAGCAAAGTGGCGGCCTCGTGTCCTTCTTTTGATAGTTTTGTCAAAAGGTGTCAAGACCTTGATAAAATGACAATCAGCGATGTATTTGCCATTCAGCTTATGCAGGTACTGAGTCTGGCTATGCATTTTTCGGTTCTTATAAGTGAATGGTTCTGCGAATCCATTTCGATTGATAAGTATTTGGTGCAGATCCCGCAGGTAACTGAGGAAATTGCCATGGCTGTTCTTGATATGTACCCAACACTTATATCTCTTGCTTCTGCCTATTCTCATCTA GAAGGGGATGTCTCTGAGCAAGAAGAGATGTTGAGAAATCGAAGCAACAATGTAATATGTGTATCAGCTAGTAAGAATGTATTCAAGTTAGTTTGGGGTGAATGA
- the LOC104721752 gene encoding crossover junction endonuclease MUS81 isoform X3 — MDDERRAVRCPENQGLAAHVLQKKQEHADKPKGLSENLERTFVKAYRNVCDAKDPINTLKDLSQIKGFGKWMVKLMKGYFDTGAEGSEQEDLPDNRAGKKANGKKRYIPQRNSVAYALLITLYRRTTNGKEFMREQELIDAADASGLSHAPVRPEKGKGKAGLGNSKREWYSGWSCMTTLIQKGLVVKSSNPAKYMLTVEGREVANECIVRSGLPNSVDILSDDETDPAPQAKKTPNQNPTCSFTMREEQPYADPRSRAQSAIPSDILEKEQVVVAFREVSDGSGDKDPSTLWLSVMCHLRQAEVYNSCPDSRNRRKDSGEPSRAQIRQVDLEGSLAKKFRSCNDGSTLNPCSSVSSHAVKACSSSLVSDRTKGITNFPRLPPLRFGETFEEAYDVILILDDREKFATKGSRSRNIVDNICSEFNIKIEVRRLPVGDCIWIARHKYLEDEYVLDFIAERKNVDDMRSSIRDNRYRDQKLRLQRSGFKKLIYILEGDPNHSDAAESIKTACFTTEILEGFDVLRTQGLGETLRKYGYLTKSIYQYYKLRVNDNDKSKVAASCPSFDSFVKRCQDLDKMTISDVFAIQLMQVLSLAMHFSVLISEWFCESISIDKYLVQIPQVTEEIAMAVLDMYPTLISLASAYSHLEGDVSEQEEMLRNRSNNVICVSASKNVFKLVWGE, encoded by the exons ATGGATGACGAGAGACGGGCCGTACGGTGTCCTGAGAATCAAGGTTTAGCGGCTCATGTGTTGCAGAAGAAGCAAGAACACGCTGATAAGCCCAAAGGCTTGTCTGAAAATCTGGAGAGGACGTTTGTTAAGGCGTATAGAAATGTCTGCGACGCCAAGGATCCCATTAACACACTCAAAGACTTGTCGCAGATCAA GGGTTTTGGCAAGTGGATGGTTAAGCTCATGAAAGGATATTTTGATACTGGTGCTGAAGGTTCTGAGCAAGAAGATTTACCTGATAATCGTGCTG GGAAAAAGGCCAATGGAAAGAAACGGTACATTCCGCAAAGAAACTCTGTGGCGTATGCATTACTAATAACCTTGTACAG AAGGACTACAAATGGGAAAGAATTCATGCGTGAACAAGAGCTTATTGATGCTGCTGATGCGAGTGGGCTCTCACATGCTCCTGTTAG GCCAGAGAAAGGTAAAGGGAAAGCAGGACTTGGAAACTCTAAGAGGGAGTGGTATAGTGGATGGAGCTGTATGACCACACTTATACAGAAGGGATTAGTGGTCAAATCTAGCAACCCAGCCAA GTACATGCTGACAGTTGAAGGTCGGGAAGTTGCAAACGAATGTATCGTGCGATCTGGATTACCTAATTCAGTTGACATCTTATCTGATGATGAAACGGATCCTGCAccgcaagcaaagaaaacaccgAATCAAAATCCCACCTGTTCTTTTACCATGAGAGAAGAACAGCCATATGCTGATCCCAGATCTAGGGCACAATCAGCCATTCCAAGCGATATTCTTGAaaag GAACAAGTCGTTGTTGCATTCAGAGAGGTTTCAGATGGATCTGGGGACAAAGATCCATCAACTCTCTGGCTCTCAGTAATGTGCCATCTTCGTCAAGCAGAGGTTTATAATTCCTGTCCGGACTCTCgaaatagaagaaaagattCAGGAGAACCTTCTAGAGCACAAATTC GTCAAGTTGATCTTGAGGGATCACTTGCTAAGAAGTTCCGTTCTTGCAATGATGGATCCACCTTAAATCCATGTTCATCCGTTTCAAGTCATGCTGTGAAAGCCTGCTCATCTTCT TTGGTATCAGATAGAACCAAAGGAATAACAAATTTTCCACGCCTCCCTCCTCTTAGATTTGGAGAAACGTTTGAGGAAGCATATGATGTGATCTTGATACTGGATGATCGAGAAAAGTTCGCCACTAAGGG ATCACGGTCCAGGAATATAGTTGATAACATATGCTCTGAATTCAATATCAAGATTGAG GTTAGACGATTACCAGTCGGGGATTGTATCTGGATTGCTCGGCATAAGTACCTTGAGGATGAGTATGTTCTGGATTTTATTGCCGAGAGGAAGAATGTTGATGATATGCGCTCATCGATTAGAGATAATCGCTACAGGGACCAAAAACTTAGACTTCAG AGATCAGGATTCAAGAAGCTGATATACATTCTTGAAGGAGATCCAAACCATTCTGATGCAGCAGAAAGCATTAAAACGGC TTGTTTCACGACAGAGATTCTGGAGGGATTTGATGTGCTGAGGACACAAGGGCTGGGTGAGACGCTAAGAAAATACGGTTACCTCACTAAATCAATATATCAGTACTACAAGTTACGGGTGAATGATAATGACAAGAGCAAAGTGGCGGCCTCGTGTCCTTCTTTTGATAGTTTTGTCAAAAGGTGTCAAGACCTTGATAAAATGACAATCAGCGATGTATTTGCCATTCAGCTTATGCAGGTACTGAGTCTGGCTATGCATTTTTCGGTTCTTATAAGTGAATGGTTCTGCGAATCCATTTCGATTGATAAGTATTTGGTGCAGATCCCGCAGGTAACTGAGGAAATTGCCATGGCTGTTCTTGATATGTACCCAACACTTATATCTCTTGCTTCTGCCTATTCTCATCTA GAAGGGGATGTCTCTGAGCAAGAAGAGATGTTGAGAAATCGAAGCAACAATGTAATATGTGTATCAGCTAGTAAGAATGTATTCAAGTTAGTTTGGGGTGAATGA
- the LOC104721752 gene encoding crossover junction endonuclease MUS81 isoform X2, whose translation MDDERRAVRCPENQGLAAHVLQKKQEHADKPKGLSENLERTFVKAYRNVCDAKDPINTLKDLSQIKGFGKWMVKLMKGYFDTGAEGSEQEDLPDNRAGKKANGKKRYIPQRNSVAYALLITLYRTTNGKEFMREQELIDAADASGLSHAPVRPEKGKGKAGLGNSKREWYSGWSCMTTLIQKGLVVKSSNPAKYMLTVEGREVANECIVRSGLPNSVDILSDDETDPAPQAKKTPNQNPTCSFTMREEQPYADPRSRAQSAIPSDILEKFTPFGYSKEQVVVAFREVSDGSGDKDPSTLWLSVMCHLRQAEVYNSCPDSRNRRKDSGEPSRAQIRQVDLEGSLAKKFRSCNDGSTLNPCSSVSSHAVKACSSSLVSDRTKGITNFPRLPPLRFGETFEEAYDVILILDDREKFATKGSRSRNIVDNICSEFNIKIEVRRLPVGDCIWIARHKYLEDEYVLDFIAERKNVDDMRSSIRDNRYRDQKLRLQRSGFKKLIYILEGDPNHSDAAESIKTACFTTEILEGFDVLRTQGLGETLRKYGYLTKSIYQYYKLRVNDNDKSKVAASCPSFDSFVKRCQDLDKMTISDVFAIQLMQVLSLAMHFSVLISEWFCESISIDKYLVQIPQVTEEIAMAVLDMYPTLISLASAYSHLEGDVSEQEEMLRNRSNNVICVSASKNVFKLVWGE comes from the exons ATGGATGACGAGAGACGGGCCGTACGGTGTCCTGAGAATCAAGGTTTAGCGGCTCATGTGTTGCAGAAGAAGCAAGAACACGCTGATAAGCCCAAAGGCTTGTCTGAAAATCTGGAGAGGACGTTTGTTAAGGCGTATAGAAATGTCTGCGACGCCAAGGATCCCATTAACACACTCAAAGACTTGTCGCAGATCAA GGGTTTTGGCAAGTGGATGGTTAAGCTCATGAAAGGATATTTTGATACTGGTGCTGAAGGTTCTGAGCAAGAAGATTTACCTGATAATCGTGCTG GGAAAAAGGCCAATGGAAAGAAACGGTACATTCCGCAAAGAAACTCTGTGGCGTATGCATTACTAATAACCTTGTACAG GACTACAAATGGGAAAGAATTCATGCGTGAACAAGAGCTTATTGATGCTGCTGATGCGAGTGGGCTCTCACATGCTCCTGTTAG GCCAGAGAAAGGTAAAGGGAAAGCAGGACTTGGAAACTCTAAGAGGGAGTGGTATAGTGGATGGAGCTGTATGACCACACTTATACAGAAGGGATTAGTGGTCAAATCTAGCAACCCAGCCAA GTACATGCTGACAGTTGAAGGTCGGGAAGTTGCAAACGAATGTATCGTGCGATCTGGATTACCTAATTCAGTTGACATCTTATCTGATGATGAAACGGATCCTGCAccgcaagcaaagaaaacaccgAATCAAAATCCCACCTGTTCTTTTACCATGAGAGAAGAACAGCCATATGCTGATCCCAGATCTAGGGCACAATCAGCCATTCCAAGCGATATTCTTGAaaag TTTACACCGTTTGGTTATTCTAAGGAACAAGTCGTTGTTGCATTCAGAGAGGTTTCAGATGGATCTGGGGACAAAGATCCATCAACTCTCTGGCTCTCAGTAATGTGCCATCTTCGTCAAGCAGAGGTTTATAATTCCTGTCCGGACTCTCgaaatagaagaaaagattCAGGAGAACCTTCTAGAGCACAAATTC GTCAAGTTGATCTTGAGGGATCACTTGCTAAGAAGTTCCGTTCTTGCAATGATGGATCCACCTTAAATCCATGTTCATCCGTTTCAAGTCATGCTGTGAAAGCCTGCTCATCTTCT TTGGTATCAGATAGAACCAAAGGAATAACAAATTTTCCACGCCTCCCTCCTCTTAGATTTGGAGAAACGTTTGAGGAAGCATATGATGTGATCTTGATACTGGATGATCGAGAAAAGTTCGCCACTAAGGG ATCACGGTCCAGGAATATAGTTGATAACATATGCTCTGAATTCAATATCAAGATTGAG GTTAGACGATTACCAGTCGGGGATTGTATCTGGATTGCTCGGCATAAGTACCTTGAGGATGAGTATGTTCTGGATTTTATTGCCGAGAGGAAGAATGTTGATGATATGCGCTCATCGATTAGAGATAATCGCTACAGGGACCAAAAACTTAGACTTCAG AGATCAGGATTCAAGAAGCTGATATACATTCTTGAAGGAGATCCAAACCATTCTGATGCAGCAGAAAGCATTAAAACGGC TTGTTTCACGACAGAGATTCTGGAGGGATTTGATGTGCTGAGGACACAAGGGCTGGGTGAGACGCTAAGAAAATACGGTTACCTCACTAAATCAATATATCAGTACTACAAGTTACGGGTGAATGATAATGACAAGAGCAAAGTGGCGGCCTCGTGTCCTTCTTTTGATAGTTTTGTCAAAAGGTGTCAAGACCTTGATAAAATGACAATCAGCGATGTATTTGCCATTCAGCTTATGCAGGTACTGAGTCTGGCTATGCATTTTTCGGTTCTTATAAGTGAATGGTTCTGCGAATCCATTTCGATTGATAAGTATTTGGTGCAGATCCCGCAGGTAACTGAGGAAATTGCCATGGCTGTTCTTGATATGTACCCAACACTTATATCTCTTGCTTCTGCCTATTCTCATCTA GAAGGGGATGTCTCTGAGCAAGAAGAGATGTTGAGAAATCGAAGCAACAATGTAATATGTGTATCAGCTAGTAAGAATGTATTCAAGTTAGTTTGGGGTGAATGA
- the LOC104721752 gene encoding crossover junction endonuclease MUS81 isoform X4, which produces MDDERRAVRCPENQGLAAHVLQKKQEHADKPKGLSENLERTFVKAYRNVCDAKDPINTLKDLSQIKGFGKWMVKLMKGYFDTGAEGSEQEDLPDNRAGKKANGKKRYIPQRNSVAYALLITLYRRTTNGKEFMREQELIDAADASGLSHAPVRPEKGKGKAGLGNSKREWYSGWSCMTTLIQKGLVVKSSNPAKYMLTVEGREVANECIVRSGLPNSVDILSDDETDPAPQAKKTPNQNPTCSFTMREEQPYADPRSRAQSAIPSDILEKFTPFGYSKEQVVVAFREVSDGSGDKDPSTLWLSVMCHLRQAEVYNSCPDSRNRRKDSGEPSRAQIRQVDLEGSLAKKFRSCNDGSTLNPCSSVSSHAVKACSSSLVSDRTKGITNFPRLPPLRFGETFEEAYDVILILDDREKFATKGSRSRNIVDNICSEFNIKIEVRRLPVGDCIWIARHKYLEDEYVLDFIAERKNVDDMRSSIRDNRYRDQKLRLQRSGFKKLIYILEGDPNHSDAAESIKTACFTTEILEGFDVLRTQGLGETLRKYGYLTKSIYQYYKLRVNDNDKSKVAASCPSFDSFVKRCQDLDKMTISDVFAIQLMQIPQVTEEIAMAVLDMYPTLISLASAYSHLEGDVSEQEEMLRNRSNNVICVSASKNVFKLVWGE; this is translated from the exons ATGGATGACGAGAGACGGGCCGTACGGTGTCCTGAGAATCAAGGTTTAGCGGCTCATGTGTTGCAGAAGAAGCAAGAACACGCTGATAAGCCCAAAGGCTTGTCTGAAAATCTGGAGAGGACGTTTGTTAAGGCGTATAGAAATGTCTGCGACGCCAAGGATCCCATTAACACACTCAAAGACTTGTCGCAGATCAA GGGTTTTGGCAAGTGGATGGTTAAGCTCATGAAAGGATATTTTGATACTGGTGCTGAAGGTTCTGAGCAAGAAGATTTACCTGATAATCGTGCTG GGAAAAAGGCCAATGGAAAGAAACGGTACATTCCGCAAAGAAACTCTGTGGCGTATGCATTACTAATAACCTTGTACAG AAGGACTACAAATGGGAAAGAATTCATGCGTGAACAAGAGCTTATTGATGCTGCTGATGCGAGTGGGCTCTCACATGCTCCTGTTAG GCCAGAGAAAGGTAAAGGGAAAGCAGGACTTGGAAACTCTAAGAGGGAGTGGTATAGTGGATGGAGCTGTATGACCACACTTATACAGAAGGGATTAGTGGTCAAATCTAGCAACCCAGCCAA GTACATGCTGACAGTTGAAGGTCGGGAAGTTGCAAACGAATGTATCGTGCGATCTGGATTACCTAATTCAGTTGACATCTTATCTGATGATGAAACGGATCCTGCAccgcaagcaaagaaaacaccgAATCAAAATCCCACCTGTTCTTTTACCATGAGAGAAGAACAGCCATATGCTGATCCCAGATCTAGGGCACAATCAGCCATTCCAAGCGATATTCTTGAaaag TTTACACCGTTTGGTTATTCTAAGGAACAAGTCGTTGTTGCATTCAGAGAGGTTTCAGATGGATCTGGGGACAAAGATCCATCAACTCTCTGGCTCTCAGTAATGTGCCATCTTCGTCAAGCAGAGGTTTATAATTCCTGTCCGGACTCTCgaaatagaagaaaagattCAGGAGAACCTTCTAGAGCACAAATTC GTCAAGTTGATCTTGAGGGATCACTTGCTAAGAAGTTCCGTTCTTGCAATGATGGATCCACCTTAAATCCATGTTCATCCGTTTCAAGTCATGCTGTGAAAGCCTGCTCATCTTCT TTGGTATCAGATAGAACCAAAGGAATAACAAATTTTCCACGCCTCCCTCCTCTTAGATTTGGAGAAACGTTTGAGGAAGCATATGATGTGATCTTGATACTGGATGATCGAGAAAAGTTCGCCACTAAGGG ATCACGGTCCAGGAATATAGTTGATAACATATGCTCTGAATTCAATATCAAGATTGAG GTTAGACGATTACCAGTCGGGGATTGTATCTGGATTGCTCGGCATAAGTACCTTGAGGATGAGTATGTTCTGGATTTTATTGCCGAGAGGAAGAATGTTGATGATATGCGCTCATCGATTAGAGATAATCGCTACAGGGACCAAAAACTTAGACTTCAG AGATCAGGATTCAAGAAGCTGATATACATTCTTGAAGGAGATCCAAACCATTCTGATGCAGCAGAAAGCATTAAAACGGC TTGTTTCACGACAGAGATTCTGGAGGGATTTGATGTGCTGAGGACACAAGGGCTGGGTGAGACGCTAAGAAAATACGGTTACCTCACTAAATCAATATATCAGTACTACAAGTTACGGGTGAATGATAATGACAAGAGCAAAGTGGCGGCCTCGTGTCCTTCTTTTGATAGTTTTGTCAAAAGGTGTCAAGACCTTGATAAAATGACAATCAGCGATGTATTTGCCATTCAGCTTATGCAG ATCCCGCAGGTAACTGAGGAAATTGCCATGGCTGTTCTTGATATGTACCCAACACTTATATCTCTTGCTTCTGCCTATTCTCATCTA GAAGGGGATGTCTCTGAGCAAGAAGAGATGTTGAGAAATCGAAGCAACAATGTAATATGTGTATCAGCTAGTAAGAATGTATTCAAGTTAGTTTGGGGTGAATGA